One Miscanthus floridulus cultivar M001 chromosome 11, ASM1932011v1, whole genome shotgun sequence DNA window includes the following coding sequences:
- the LOC136491758 gene encoding uncharacterized protein, producing the protein MAAEQRGRFAGAGTAGVAGGGVGPPAAAEGAGGCCAGAGKRPPRCGRGSLAELPPPLPAWAGAGAGAGTATPLPLGARGENLEPFFFPAPPPLPPSAPLQTAGASSALAAALVAARAAAADSQARVRAAALALERERDAADALARQIAEAEQLLVLPTSYDTAATSSGSTGHRASHTTVIWHDPADPHVAQLHYQAGGVQNIRLLVPVVLEPESPSYARWRDLVLLTLRRYALNDHVLVDASVAVQTSSWLRLDSVVLSWIIGTISLDLHDLVRNSADARRAWLALEGQFLGNAEARALRLDASFRTFVQGDLSVGDFCRRMKSMADSLGDLGWPVEDRILVLNVLRGLSDRYAHLRTWITRQRPFPSFLQVRDDLVMEELTQGIQPGSTSTPGSSSSSTALAATPPARSLAPPPSSLLGSPPPGPGGGGGAVAAAVAVEGDVGAAEATTHQCSRPPEPLRPRPHGVHPGPPSTTRGRGASTCGPSRLQAESLAHQQPCSLDLLQGFTPRLRGLHFPAHLRGCHLPTSCPGLSSDTFTTLLHFFAWVSTQFGLTIKAVQCDNGREFDNGTSRAFFLSHGVQLRMSCPYTSSQNGKAERMIRTTNDTMRTLLLQASLPARFWAESLHTSTYLLNRLPSAACPAPTPHHALFGTPPRYCFPVPLAGPVPPLATHQ; encoded by the exons ATGGCCGCGGAGCAGCGCGGCCGCTTCGCGGGGGCTGGCACGGCCGGCGTAGCGGGGGGTGGGGTGGGGCCCCCCGCCGCCGCTGAGGGCGCAGGCGGCTGCTGCGCGGGAGCGGGGAAGCGGCCGCCGCGCTGCGGGCGGGG CTCTTTGGccgagctgccgccgccgctgcctgcctgggcaggggcgggcgcgggcgcaggcacaGCCACGCCCCTGCCGCTGGGGGCGCGGGGGGAGAACCTGgagcctttcttcttccccgctcctcctcctctgccgcccTCTGCCCCTCTCCAGACGGCAGGGGCCAGCTCCGCTCTCGCCGCTGCTCTCGTGGCTGcacgggctgctgctgctgacagCCAGGCCCGGGTGCGGGCGGCCGCCCTCGCTTTGGAGCGCGAGCGCGACGCGGCTGATGCCCTGGCCCGCCAGATCGCTGAGGCGGAGCAGCTCCTCGTCCTCCCTACATCCTATGACACCGCGGCCACCTCCTCAGGCTCGACGGGTCACCGCGCGTCTCACACCACGGTCATCTGGCACGACCCGGCCGACCCGCACGTCGCTCAGCTCCACTACCAGGCCGGGGGTGTCCAGAACATCCGACTCCTCGTCCCGGTCGTCCTCGAACCTGAGTCGCCCTCTTACGCCCGCTGGAGGGACCTGGTTCTCCTCACCCTCCGCCGCTATGCCCTCAACGACCACGTCCTAGTCGACGCCTCGGTCGCAGTCCAGACCTCATCGTGGCTGCGCCTGGACAGCGTCGTCCTCTCCTGGATTATCGGGACGATCTCCCTGGACCTCCACGACCTCGTCCGCAACTCTGCTGACGCTCGCCGGGCCTGGCTTGCGCTCGAGGGCCAGTTTCTGGGCAATGCCGAAGCCCGGGCCCTGCGTCTCGATGCGAGCTTCCGCACCTTCGTCCAGGGTGACCTCTCCGTTGGCGACTTCTGCCGGCGCATGAAGAGCATGGCGGACTCCCTCGGCGACCTTGGCTGGCCCGTGGAGGACCGCATCCTGGTCCTCAATGTCCTCCGCGGGCTCAGTGACCGCTACGCTCACCTCCGGACGTGGATCACCCGGCAGAGGCCCTTTCCCTCCTTCCTGCAGGTCCGTGACGACCTTGTCATGGAGGAGCTCACTCAGGGCATCCAGCCAGGGTCCACCTCCACGCCAGGGTCCTCGTCTTCCTCGACTGCCCTGGCCGCTACTCCTCCGGCGCGTTCCCTCGCTCCACCGCCGTCGTCGCTTCTTGGTTCTCCTCCTCCCGGGCCGGGCGGGGGTGGGGGGGCTGTGGCGGCCGCCGTCGCCGTGGAGGGGGACGTGGGGGCCGCGGAAGCCACCACACACCAGTGCAGTCGCCCTCCAGAGCCCCTACGCCCGCGACCCCACGGGGTGCACCCTGGCCCTCCTTCCACAACCCGTGGTCGGGGCGCATCTACATGTGGCCCTTCCCGGCTCCAGGCGGAGAGCCTCGCCCACCAGCAGCCTTGCTCACTGGATCTCCTCCAGGGTTTCACTCCCCGTCTGCGTGGGCTCCACTTCCCGGCGCATCTTCGTGGGTGCCACCTCCCGACATCTTGCCCGGGCCTGTCG TCGGATACTTTCACCACCCTTCTCCACTTTTTCGCCTGGGTGTCTACTCAGTTCGGCCTCACCATCAAGGCCGTCCAGTGTGACAATGGCCGTGAGTTCGATAACGGCACCTCCCGTGCCTTCTTCCTCTCTCACGGTGTCCAGCTGCGCATGTCTTGCCCGTATACCTCCTCCCAGAACGGCAAGGCCGAGCGCATGATTCGCACCACGAACGACACCATGCGCACCCTTCTGCTCCAGGCGTCGCTTCCTGCTCGCTTCTGGGCAGAGAGTCTGCACACCTCCACCTATCTCCTTAACCGCCTTCCTTCCGCTGCCTGCCCGGCTCCCACACCGCACCACGCTCTCTTCGGTACCCCTCCTCG GTACTGCTTCCCCGTGCCCCTCGCCGGGCCCGTGCCCCCGCTCGCCACCCACCAGTGA